The Pirellulales bacterium sequence AGGCCCCAGGTAACCGCGTCGTTGATCAGGCTGCTCATAGATCCTTCAGCCGGCGTACGGCGTTGCGGGCACGGCGCAGGAAGTCCATCTTCGGTTCCTGGTTTTCCAGCCACATGGGCGGGCCAAAGGTAATGCAGCTCAACAAGGGAACCGGCAAAAACTCGCCGCGCGGCAGGACGCGATTGACATTGTCGATATGCACCGGCACCAGCTCCAGGTCGGGCCGTTTTTTGGCCAGGTAATAAAGCCCACTCTTGAACTCGTCGAGGTCCGGTCCGGTATTGCGGTGCCCCTCGGGAAAAACGATCAATGAATACCGGTCCCCCATGCTCTTGAGCATCAGATCGACCGGGCTCTGATGGACCTTGATTTCCTTACGGTCGATCAACAGCGCGTCGAAAATATTCATGGCGATGAAACGCCGCACGAACCCCTTTTCCCAATAATCTTTGGCCGCCACGGGCCGGGTCAGGTTGCGCACCTTGCGCGGCAGCGACGCCCAGAGCACGAGCACGTCCAGATGGCTCGTATGGTTGGCGAAGTAGACGCGCTGGCAGGTGTCGGGCTGGCAATCGATCCAGCGCACGCTCGCCCCGCTGATCAGCCGCGCGAGCGCGGCGAGTGACGTGCGCATCCCTTCGGTCTTCAGGTCGACATTATCTCCCCAGCCAGACGCGGAGGCGTCGGCGGCGCTGCCCGAAGCGGGTTGAAGGTTGCGATGCAGCATGGCGATGGTGTCGAAATCCTCAGACGATCGCAAAGTCGGCCCGTCCTGTCGAGCCTGTAATGGTTGCCGAGCGCGTAAAATCGTCGCCGCTCCGGCGACGTCCAGATGTCCGCCTGGTCGCGCCTCGTTCAAGGTCCGCCGGTGATCGTTCCAGGCTCCCGCCCCAGCGGCCGGGCGTCTCCTATGTTAGGATGCCGCGGATATTACAGTATAGGACCTTTAAATCACCTGTCCGTTTCTCGTGGGAGTTGTCGTTTGATGGGCGTGCAACCGATCTTGATCGCCGGTAAATGGGAGACCGTCCCGACGTCGGCAACCTTTCAGGCCGACAACCCGGCAACGGGACAACCGCTTCCAGACGTTTATCCGGTGAGCGGCTGGCAGGACTGCGAACGGGCCCTTGCGGCGGCGGCGAGCGCGGCCACGGCACTGAGGCGTGTGCCCACGGCAAAGTTGGCGGCCTTTCTGGATCGATTCGCCGAACGCATCGAACAGCGCGCCGGTGAACTGGTCGAAATGGCCCATCAAGAAACGGCCCTGCCACGAAAACCTCGCCTGGCGGATGTCGAATTGCCCCGTACCACCAGTCAACTACGCCAGGCGGCCACGGCAGCCCGCGAAGGTTCGTGGGCCCTGCCGACGATCGACACGAAATTGAGCATCCGTTCCTGTTATATGCCGCTTGGGCCGGTGGCGGTCTTCGGTCCCAACAATTTTCCGTTCGCCTTCAACAGCGTGGCTGGGGGAGATTTTGCCGCCGCCATCGCCGCCGGCAATCCGGTGATCGCCAAGGCGAACACGTCGCATCCGGGCACGACCCGGCTGTTGGCCGAAGAGGCGGCGCAGGCCGTGGCGGAATGCGAACTGCCGCCGGCGACCGTGCAGCTTTTGTATCGCACCAGCCATGCCGACGGCGAGCGATTGGTGGCCGATCCGCGCCTGGCGGCGACCGGATACACGGGCAGCCGGCAAGCGGGCCTGGCACTGAAGCGGGCGGCCGACGCGGCCGGCAAGCCCATTTACCTCGAGCTATCGAGTATCAATCCGGTGGTGATTCTGCCGGGCGCGCTCGCCGAGCGAGGCGACAAGATCGCCGAAGAATTCGCTGGAAGCTGCCTGATGGACACCGGCCAGTTCTGCACCAATCCGGGCCTGGTCCTGCTTTTGGCCGGCCCGGCGACCGAGAAATTCATCGTCGACATCTCGCAACGATTCACGGCGGCACCGGCGGGAGTGCTGCTCTCGGCATCGGTCGCGCGAAACCTGGCGCAGGGAATCAAAGAACTGGCGGGCGCCGGCGCGGATATCGTTGTCGGCGGGGTCGCGGACAACACGGGCGGCTATCGTTACGCGAACACGCTTTTGAGGGTTTCCGGCGGACAGTTCCTGCAAGCGCCGGAAAAGCTGCAGACCGAGGCCTTCGGCAACGAATCGCTGCTGGTTGTGGCCCGCGATGCGAGCGAAGCCAGCGCGGTGCTCGACCATTTGGAAGGAAATCTCACCGGCTGCATTTATTCCGACACGCGTGGCAGCGACGACGCCTTGTATACCCAACTGGCCGAGCATTTGCGCCCCAAGGTCGGTCGGCTATTGAACGATAAGATGCCGACGGGTGTCGCCGTCAGCGAGGCCATGAATCATGGCGGGCCCTATCCGGCGACCGGGCATCCCGGCTTCACGGCCGTGGGCATTCCGGCGGCTCTGCGCCGCTTTGCGATGCTGGCCTGCTTTGACAACGTGCGGTCGGCGCGCTTGCCTGGGCTTTTGCAGGACAAGAACGCGGCCGGCGCGTGGCGTTTCATCGACGGCGCTTGGACGCGGGCCGACGTCGGCAGTTGATCAGGTCACTTTGACGCTTTGCTGGACGCGCAACTCTTGCAGGTGCGGGACGTCCAGGATCTGAAACGGCGAGGCGACGCTTTCCCACGATTCGCCACGCTGTGGAATGTGCCGCGCATCAAGAGGGCCGAGGCGGCGTGCCAGCTTCAAATAGCTGATCCGGCGCGGTTCGAGGCCGATCATGCGCGCGCACGTCGCGTCGACAGCCGTTGGATTGAGCCCAATCGCGATCACGCCGAGCGATTTCGGACTGCCGAGAATTGGCCCGTCTCCTTCCATGCAATCAATGGCATCGACGATAGCGATCGTCTTGGGGAGCGAAGCGTTGATGTCGACCACCGTTTGCGGAATGCCGGCGTGGTGCAACACATTCTTCGGCCATCCGTAAACGATCCCGGGCAGCACGCCGTACATGTTTTTCATGGCTGCGGTCATGCCCACCCAATGATGCGTCTTCAGCTTGGGGAGCGAGACGACGAGGTCAGCCTCGGCGACGCTTCGGGGAAAACAGATTTTCGACAGCGGCGAGGCGCGTCCGGCGTTGTCGGTCCAGGCGAGATCATCGTAATTGAGATCCGCAAATTCGAGCCGCTCGGAATCCAAAGCCTCGCCCAGGCCCGATTCAAAAAGCGCCATCTGCGAATCGCGGACGTGGCCGGGCGCCTCGCCCACGGTGACCAGGGCGCCCCAGCGGCGAAACACGTCGGCTGCCGCCACGACGACCGCCGGATGCGTGGTCATATGGGGGCGCGCTTTCGAGGGTTCGACCAGGTTGGGTTTCAAAAGCACGAGCCGGCCACGGATCGTGGCGGGATCGAAACCAACGGCCAGCAATCCGTCGCGAATCGACTGCACGAGGGGGCCGTCGTAGCGCTGATGGCGAGCCAGGAAAACCGGCCGCGGTGTCGTTAAGGCATCGCGGACGAGCGGAAATGCGAGCGCGCCGGCCGTCACGGCGCCCGCGCCAACCAACAGCGCGCGGCGATCGAACTGCGCAGGTTTCACCTGGCAGGCGGGGGCTCGCTCCGGCGAGGTTTGCAGCTCAATGGTCATCGATGCGCGTGAGTGCTTTCCAGGCCGCTTGAGGGACGGCAATCTGTGTGATCAAGGGGCAGTCTTCTTTGAGGGCCGCCAGCGCGAGCAAAGCCAACTCCAGCGACGACTCGCGCCGGTAGGCCCGGGCAAAGGCGTTCGCCAACCATTCTTCGGACCGTGGCAGTTCGCGCCCATGAGCCGACAGCCCGAGAATTCCGTAAGCCAACGAGGCTGGCGCCGTATCGGGGCCAATGGCCGCGAGCAAGTAATCAACGGCCGCCGCGATGCGGCCGTGCGCGTCGGCCTGACCGCAGAGTGCTAGAAGCGTGAGCCCCGTCGGCTCGACGTGGGGAAGCAAAGTCTGGCCAAGAACGATGGTGTTGCCATAATTGCAGCCGCCCGACGGCAGGAGCCGGTCATCGAGCAACCTTGCGGCATCGATGGCGCGCGAATGCGAGGCCAGCCCGACGCTGCACAGAGCCAAGAGGCCAAGCGCCGTTGGCTCAACCCACGAGTGAGTACCGAGAACCCACGGCCACCCAGGGATGGTCGGATCGTGCTCGACGAGGGGACGAGTTTCCGACGTATCGCCGGCGCTTCGCAACAGCCAATCGATGGCCCTGCGGCTTGCTTCGCGTGCCGTGTCTTCCGGACCATGCTCGCCTGGCAAGTTCCAGGCCAACACGGCCAGTGCCGTGGGCCAGCCGGGAGCCGGTTCATCCTGCCGGATGCCTACGCTGCCGTCGGCGTTCTGCGCGATCAGTAGCCACCTGCGCGCGACATCGGCGGCATCATGACGGTTGTGCGCCGCAAGCGCCAGCGCAGCCCAAGCCGTGGGCTCCGCAGCCGGCGCCGTCCCGGGGCGATAGCACCAGGCGGACTGACATTCCAGAACGTCGAGCGCGATCGCAAGCGGGTTCATATGAAGCTCTTCGAAAACTCATTTCGCACTTTGTAAGCGTTGCGTCGGGCCACCTCTGTTTCGGAGGCGCGCAGCGATAACGCTTCCACGGCGCGCAAGCCTACGTCGTGATGCGCGCCGCCGGGGGGTTGTCTCCGCGCGACTCGACATAACCGGAAACCCCGGCGGCTGTGAGCGCATCCGCTGCTAATGCGCGCGGGGGACAAGGCACGGAGGACCCGGGCGATCGCGAGAATTTGACATCCTGAAAAAGCAACCTAGGTTTGCAGTGCATGGGTGAACGCAACCGCGCAACCCTGCACGTGGAATGGGTCTCGCGACCATTCCGACGTTCCCTTCTTGAATGGATATTCTCCGCGTCTAGAACGAATCTAAAGCGTCGAAGGGCAGCGTCACGACACTTGCTGCCGGTCCAGCGTGGGCATCACGTAAGTTGCGTGTGCTTTACGCTGAAAGGTTCAAGTCATTGCGAGCGCGTCGGAACGTAATCGGCTGCGGGCCTGCACAAACAGCCCAGTGGTCGATGCCCGTCGCGATTGTCGACCACCTTTGGCAATCGGCTCGCCCTGATTTCGGCCACACACGATTCGTAGCCAAGGGCGACCAACAGGAATGGAGGATTCTCATGAAATCGCTCGCTTTGAAGGTGCAACGTTTCCTCACGTCCGAAGATGGCCCAACTGCCGTGGAATACGCGGTGATGCTGGCGTTGATCGTGATCGTCTGCTTGACGGCGATTCAATCGATCGGCACGAACGCCAACGCGACTTTCAATAACGTCGCCGGCAAGCTCGGTGGCGGTGGTTCGTAATCGAATCGCATCGCGCGGGGATCGCGGCGCTTGCGCGTCCGATTCCCGCCGGCTTTGCTCCCAACCCTCGGAATCCGCCGCCGGCGGCTTCCGGGGGTTTTTTTGTGACCTAGAGTTTCCAAGGGCAAGCAGCCCAGCGGCACCAAAGAGATACAGCCATGTACCCTGGCATTCCCTTCGAATTCGTTTGTGCCGAGGCGCTCTCGGCCATCCTGGCGATCATCATGGCCAGCGTGTGCCTGCTCTTCTGCATGCGCACTTGACGGTGCGCCGTGCCGCCGAACGGACACCGCGCGGCGGCTGGCTTCTGCAGGCGCGCAAATTGTTACCTTCCAGGCCGCCACGATTCTTGCGAATGCGCCTGCCACTCTGGCGACCGCCTCCCTGAGTTTTTTGACATACGATTGAGTTGAGGGTTGCCCATCGAACTACTCGATGGGACCGCTCCTGGAATTTTGGAACTCATGAGCCCTTCAGCGGACGCGACGACAGGCGAGCAGAGATCTCGCACACCTCGCTTTCGTTCGGCCGCGGAACACGATTTCCCCTCGCACGCGCACACGGAGAAACGAACGTGATTGACATGGAAACGCTACGCACCGGCTTCATCGCGAACTGGCCCAGTTGGGTCGTGACGTTCTTGCTCGTGATGGCCGCGGTCATCGACGGCTGGAAACTGAAGGTTCCCAACTGGCTGACCTTTCCGATGATCATTGCCGGCTGGGTCTACAGCACGGCGTTCTTCGGCTGGGAAGGGCTCGGCTGGAGCCTGGCCGGAACGGCCGCGGGCCTGGCCCTGCTGTTACCGCTGTATGCCATCGGCGGCATGGGCGCCGGGGACGTGAAGCTACTGGCGGGCGTCGGCGCCTGGGTCGGCGCGACCACGACGTTCTACGCGTTTTGCGTGTCGGCCGTGGTCGGCGCCGTGATCGCGGTGTTGATGGTGCTTGTGCGGCGCGATTGGTTCAAACACCAGGCGCAATTCTGGATGATCTTCCACGAGATATTCACCGTGCGCGATCCGAACCAGTTGTCGGCGATCGCGGCCGATCGCAAGAGCAGCATGTTGCTCTTGCCGTATGGAATTCCCATCGCCATCGGCACGATTTTGTACTTCGCTTGGGAGGGGATGCTGCTATGAAGGGCCACCAAGATTTGCCAGCACTGCTAGATCAGAACTCTGCCCCCCTGATGAGAAAGCGACGAACGAAGTCGCTCAAACTACAGAGACTCTACCGGTTGTGCCGAAAGAACCGACGAGGCTCCGCTGTCGTGGAGTTTGCCGTCGTGGCGCCGGTTTTTTTCGCCTTCACCTTGGGAATGATCGAGGTGGGACGCGGAGTCATGGTGCAGCAAATTCTGACAACGGCCTCGCGTGAGGGAGCTCGGCAAGCGGTGCTGGATGGCGCAACACAAAGCGCCGTCACGACTTTTATTACGAACTATCTGAACTCGGCTTCGGTGAGCGCAGCAGGAACAACCGTGACCTACTCCCCCTCTTTGCCTACATCATCAGGATATTCCGGACCGGTGACCGTTACGGTATCCGTACCTTTCAGTCAAGTGAGTTGGTCGCCATCGCCAATCTTCCTTAATGGCGCGACGTTAACCGCTAGCACGACCATGCAACGCGAAGGCATCCAGTGATGGTGCTGCGCCGTGAAACGTAAGCGCGCAGCCGGCAACAGGAGTGGCGTGGGGGGATCATGCGTCCGAAATCGTTGATACTTCTGGCCCTGGCACTGACCTGCGGACTGGCGGCCGCCATCGGCATCAACCAGGTGCTGGCGAATCGCCCCGTCGATCAGGCGCCGGACATGGGAGAAACCGTACCGATCTTCGTGGCCCTCATGGACATCGGGCTGGGCGACCCGCTCACGCCGCAAGTCTTGAAACTCGAGGAATGGCCGAAAATGAAAGTGCCACCCGGCGCCTTGCTGCATCTGGAAGATGTCGAGGGCCGGCGCGCGCGCACCAAGTTCTACGCCGGCGAACCAATCATCGAAGCTAAGCTGTTCGCCAAAGGCGACCAGGGATCAGGCGCGACGGACTTGATCCCCAAGGGCTTTCGCGTCGTGTCGGTGAAAGTCGACGACGTCAGCGGTAGCGGTTTGATCCTGCCTGGCGACCGCGTCGACGCACTGGTCCACCTGGCGGACAATAGCGCCGCGGCGGGTTCCGAGGGAAACCGTTCCAGCACGCACACCTTTCTGCAAAACGTGAAGGTGTTCGCCGTCAATAACGTCTACAGCCGCGAAGCCAACGGCACCGAAGCCATCACGGCCAAGACCATCTCGTTGCTCGTGACGCCGCAACAGGCGGAACTCGTGACGCTGGCCAACGAGATGGGGAAGATCCGGCTCGTGATGCGCAGCGCCGACGACGAAGCGCATGACGAGACGGGCGGCGTGACGCAGAGCGAATTGTTCACCGGAGGCGACCACGCCACGTCTCATAAGCAGGCGGCGGCAGAAACCCTGATGAAAATCATCGAGCCGGCAAAGCCCAAGGAGCCGCCTCCCGAGGAACCCGCCGCGCCTCCCACGAACGTCTGGAAGATGGTCGTGATCAAGGGTGACGCGGTCGATGAGGTCGAGTTCGAAGATGGCGATCGCGTGGGCGGACCCATTCAAGTGCGGCAGCTAAGCGCAGGAGTTGGCTCGACATCGGCAGGAGCCTCCGGAACGCTGCCGCTGGGAGCGACCACAACGACCACCAGCACGCCACCCTATACACCGGCTCCGGGCGACGGCCCGTAGGCCACGACGAAACATGACACACTGGCCCGCGGTTTTCCACACCCGCCGGCCTTAAGGCAAACAATCTGAAGCACCGACACCGTCTCGGCAAAGGGCAAACCGCTGTGCAAGGATGACAGCGGGACCAAGGATGGGTCGCCGAGTTCGATTCGAAGCAAGGAAGTTCACGGATGACTATTCGGGCTTTACGACGACGTGCGGCGCCGCTGCGCGTCTTGGCGCGAAAGGCGGTCCTTTGGGCCGTCATCGCGGCGCTTGTTCTGCCGCCATCGCCACCTGCCGCGACGGCCGCCGTGGAGCCGCCGCAGGCTCAGGCCGTCGTCTTCAAGGTGCAAAACACCAACGAGCGTCTGGAGATGGTCGTCAACTCCAGCCGCATCCTCACCATGGACCAGAAGATTCCGCAGGTGCAGGCCGCGAATCAGGACCTCGTCGAGCTGACGCCGCTATCGGCCACGCAGGTGCAACTGCTGGCAAAGAAGGCCGGCGTCACCCAGGTCAACTTGTGGGACGAGGAAAAGAAGGTTCACACGATCGATGTCATCATCTTCCCCGATGCGCGGGAGCTGGCGATGCTCTTGCAGTCGCAGTTCCCCACGACGGCGCTGCGCGTCGTGCCGACGGCCAACAGCGTGATTTTGTCGGGACACGTCGACGACCCGAACCAGATCAGCCGCATCGTCGCCATCGCCGAAGATTATTACCCGAAGGTGATCAACAACATCACCATCGCGGGCGTGCAACAAGTGCTGTTAAAGGTCAAGGTGCTGGAAGTTTCGCGCACGAAGTTGCGGCAACTGGGCTTTGACTTCCGGGCGCAAAGTGGCCAAAGCTTTTTTCAATCGGCGATCAGCCAGATCTTGGGTTCGTCGTCGGGGCAGTTTACACC is a genomic window containing:
- a CDS encoding lysophospholipid acyltransferase family protein codes for the protein MRSSEDFDTIAMLHRNLQPASGSAADASASGWGDNVDLKTEGMRTSLAALARLISGASVRWIDCQPDTCQRVYFANHTSHLDVLVLWASLPRKVRNLTRPVAAKDYWEKGFVRRFIAMNIFDALLIDRKEIKVHQSPVDLMLKSMGDRYSLIVFPEGHRNTGPDLDEFKSGLYYLAKKRPDLELVPVHIDNVNRVLPRGEFLPVPLLSCITFGPPMWLENQEPKMDFLRRARNAVRRLKDL
- a CDS encoding aldehyde dehydrogenase (NADP(+)); translation: MGVQPILIAGKWETVPTSATFQADNPATGQPLPDVYPVSGWQDCERALAAAASAATALRRVPTAKLAAFLDRFAERIEQRAGELVEMAHQETALPRKPRLADVELPRTTSQLRQAATAAREGSWALPTIDTKLSIRSCYMPLGPVAVFGPNNFPFAFNSVAGGDFAAAIAAGNPVIAKANTSHPGTTRLLAEEAAQAVAECELPPATVQLLYRTSHADGERLVADPRLAATGYTGSRQAGLALKRAADAAGKPIYLELSSINPVVILPGALAERGDKIAEEFAGSCLMDTGQFCTNPGLVLLLAGPATEKFIVDISQRFTAAPAGVLLSASVARNLAQGIKELAGAGADIVVGGVADNTGGYRYANTLLRVSGGQFLQAPEKLQTEAFGNESLLVVARDASEASAVLDHLEGNLTGCIYSDTRGSDDALYTQLAEHLRPKVGRLLNDKMPTGVAVSEAMNHGGPYPATGHPGFTAVGIPAALRRFAMLACFDNVRSARLPGLLQDKNAAGAWRFIDGAWTRADVGS
- a CDS encoding DUF362 domain-containing protein; this encodes MTIELQTSPERAPACQVKPAQFDRRALLVGAGAVTAGALAFPLVRDALTTPRPVFLARHQRYDGPLVQSIRDGLLAVGFDPATIRGRLVLLKPNLVEPSKARPHMTTHPAVVVAAADVFRRWGALVTVGEAPGHVRDSQMALFESGLGEALDSERLEFADLNYDDLAWTDNAGRASPLSKICFPRSVAEADLVVSLPKLKTHHWVGMTAAMKNMYGVLPGIVYGWPKNVLHHAGIPQTVVDINASLPKTIAIVDAIDCMEGDGPILGSPKSLGVIAIGLNPTAVDATCARMIGLEPRRISYLKLARRLGPLDARHIPQRGESWESVASPFQILDVPHLQELRVQQSVKVT
- a CDS encoding Flp family type IVb pilin, which produces MKSLALKVQRFLTSEDGPTAVEYAVMLALIVIVCLTAIQSIGTNANATFNNVAGKLGGGGS
- a CDS encoding prepilin peptidase, translated to METLRTGFIANWPSWVVTFLLVMAAVIDGWKLKVPNWLTFPMIIAGWVYSTAFFGWEGLGWSLAGTAAGLALLLPLYAIGGMGAGDVKLLAGVGAWVGATTTFYAFCVSAVVGAVIAVLMVLVRRDWFKHQAQFWMIFHEIFTVRDPNQLSAIAADRKSSMLLLPYGIPIAIGTILYFAWEGMLL
- a CDS encoding TadE/TadG family type IV pilus assembly protein, with product MEFAVVAPVFFAFTLGMIEVGRGVMVQQILTTASREGARQAVLDGATQSAVTTFITNYLNSASVSAAGTTVTYSPSLPTSSGYSGPVTVTVSVPFSQVSWSPSPIFLNGATLTASTTMQREGIQ
- the cpaB gene encoding Flp pilus assembly protein CpaB is translated as MRPKSLILLALALTCGLAAAIGINQVLANRPVDQAPDMGETVPIFVALMDIGLGDPLTPQVLKLEEWPKMKVPPGALLHLEDVEGRRARTKFYAGEPIIEAKLFAKGDQGSGATDLIPKGFRVVSVKVDDVSGSGLILPGDRVDALVHLADNSAAAGSEGNRSSTHTFLQNVKVFAVNNVYSREANGTEAITAKTISLLVTPQQAELVTLANEMGKIRLVMRSADDEAHDETGGVTQSELFTGGDHATSHKQAAAETLMKIIEPAKPKEPPPEEPAAPPTNVWKMVVIKGDAVDEVEFEDGDRVGGPIQVRQLSAGVGSTSAGASGTLPLGATTTTTSTPPYTPAPGDGP